The Helicobacter ibis DNA segment TCTAAAAAATCAACTTGATGCATTTTAGAATAACTAAGATTCACATAATAAGGAGAAAAATCATTCTTTAAAATACTTTTTATTTCATGATCGTCTTTTACTATTTCTTTTAATTTATCGCAATAAATACAGCCATTAGCAGCAAAAACCAGAAAATAGGGCTTGTTATTTGTTATAATTTTATTAGTGTCTAAAAATACATCAGCAACATCGATATATGAGTTTTTATCGATATTATTATGTGCGTCTAATTGTTCTTTGGTATTTTTCGTCCCACTTGATACAACACTAGAATCAACAGAATCTCCACAACCGAATAAAAAAATAGCCATAATCAAAACAAAGATAAACTTCATTACTAATCCCCTAGAAAATTACTTAATTTGGGGATTCTATCAAAAAATTATTTACGAATAGTTAATGGATAGTGGCTCTAGTATGTCTAGTTTGCTAAATTTGTTTTGTATTTTTTTAGCTTTAGAGATTGGCTTTGAATCTTCAAAAAGAGCAAATCTATTTTTATCATTATTGCAATAAACTGCATTATATAAAAATTCTAACTTGCTTTGTGCAGTCTCTAGCTTGTCTAAAGAAGCCTCTATAAAATCAAAATCCAAAAAAGATTCTGCACTAAAGCTATATTTAAAATCATCACTAAAATTTGGCTTATAATTTTTTATAGTCTCCCTTGTCCATACATTTGTATTTACATGTAAATCTCTTTGCCAATAGCTATCATTTTTTACCATTTTTGTGGGATTTCCAGCCCATATTTGGTTTGAATAAATTTTCTTTGTCAAAAGACTGCAAGCACCAAGGACACTACCAGAATGAATCTTAGAACCTTTTAGACATTTAGCATACATTCCAAGCCAACAATGATCTCCAACATAAATACTCTTTGCATGATTTACTCTATTATTCTCATAGTTATAGATTCCATGACTATCAGTAGTGGTAAGTAAGACATCATTAGAAAACATACAATCATTACCTATAAATACATTTTTTGTCTCATAAGCATCGATTCTGCCATCAACTATTGTTGTATTATCTCCTATATATACCACACTATCAGATACAAGCCTTAGTTTCACCTCGCCATGAAAGACAACATTATCACCAATAAAGACCAAAGAATTTGCACCATGAAACTCTATCTTTACATTAGAACTCTTTCCAGCAAAAAAGGCAATATTCGCCCCCCCCCCCGCAGAGACTGGATAAACACATTGGATATTTACATTTTGATTTAAAGATAAATCACCATATATTTTATTATTATTTACATCAACATAAGAATTTATGCTCATACCTTGCTCCTTATTAGTTCTAAAATACATTTTGCAAACTCTTCTCCAAAATTAAAACAATCAGCAACCCTATACTCCAGTAATTCAGATTCTTGTGCAAGATTTTTATATTCTATTTTTAACTCATAATCTGTTTCAGAATTATCAATTGTAAATGAGATAGGATAGATAAGTAATTTTTTATCTTTATATTTTGGAATAATATCACTCAAATTTGGTTCTAGCCATTTAATTGGTCCTATTTTTGACTGATAGGCAATTTTAATACTTGCAAATTCCAAATTATTTGCTCGTAACATTTCTTTTAGAATTTCTACATTTTTTTCTATTTCATCTTTATATGGATCTCCTAACTTTATATTTCTCTGCGGTAGCGAATGGGCTGAGAAAATAAGATGAAATTCTTTCGAATTATCATTCTTTAGAGTATTTTTAATGCTAGATACAATGCATTTATTATAAGGCTCAAAATCATAATAATGCTTAATATAGGTTATTTTTGGATTATAATTTGCACTTTTTAGTGCTTTTATAAAATCATCATAAGAACTAGCAATTGTAGTGTAACTAAAATGAGGATACATGCTAAATAGCACTATTTCTTCTATACCCTTTGTTTGCAGTTCCTTTACAACCATAGGTGCAAATGGTGGTGTATATCTCATAGCATATGTATAAAAATAGCTCGAATCTAAAGATTCCAAAGTTTTAGTAAGCTTAAAAGTATGCTCAACAAGCGGGGATTTACCACCTATTTTTTTGTAATTTTCTTTTGCTTCTTCAAGTCTCTTATTAACTATAAAATTAGCAACCATTGATCTTATAAAATTACTCTTTATAGGCAATATATAAGGATCACAAAACATGTTTTTTAAAAACACGGATACTTCAGAGAGTGAATTTACTCCACCCATATTCAATAATACAACTGCTTGTTTGTTATTTTCCACTAATTTCCTTTTTTTAGATTTATCATTCCACAAAAATTATTACCCTCATAAACTTCCACACGAAAGATACTATCACTCTTATCTAAAGAATAGTTTTTATCTATAAGTTTAGAATCTATAAAAACATCACTCTCACTAACTACTCCCTTTTTAGAGTATCCTATTACATTTACTCTAGCTGTGTTTTTGCCTTTTATTAAAAATCCATCTTTAAATGATATAGTATCCCCAAAAGACGCTAAAAACATATCCTTATTATCACTT contains these protein-coding regions:
- a CDS encoding acyltransferase, whose product is MSINSYVDVNNNKIYGDLSLNQNVNIQCVYPVSAGGGANIAFFAGKSSNVKIEFHGANSLVFIGDNVVFHGEVKLRLVSDSVVYIGDNTTIVDGRIDAYETKNVFIGNDCMFSNDVLLTTTDSHGIYNYENNRVNHAKSIYVGDHCWLGMYAKCLKGSKIHSGSVLGACSLLTKKIYSNQIWAGNPTKMVKNDSYWQRDLHVNTNVWTRETIKNYKPNFSDDFKYSFSAESFLDFDFIEASLDKLETAQSKLEFLYNAVYCNNDKNRFALFEDSKPISKAKKIQNKFSKLDILEPLSINYS
- the hemH gene encoding ferrochelatase, yielding MENNKQAVVLLNMGGVNSLSEVSVFLKNMFCDPYILPIKSNFIRSMVANFIVNKRLEEAKENYKKIGGKSPLVEHTFKLTKTLESLDSSYFYTYAMRYTPPFAPMVVKELQTKGIEEIVLFSMYPHFSYTTIASSYDDFIKALKSANYNPKITYIKHYYDFEPYNKCIVSSIKNTLKNDNSKEFHLIFSAHSLPQRNIKLGDPYKDEIEKNVEILKEMLRANNLEFASIKIAYQSKIGPIKWLEPNLSDIIPKYKDKKLLIYPISFTIDNSETDYELKIEYKNLAQESELLEYRVADCFNFGEEFAKCILELIRSKV
- a CDS encoding SoxW family protein; translation: MKFIFVLIMAIFLFGCGDSVDSSVVSSGTKNTKEQLDAHNNIDKNSYIDVADVFLDTNKIITNNKPYFLVFAANGCIYCDKLKEIVKDDHEIKSILKNDFSPYYVNLSYSKMHQVDFLDSEISTAEFGKKYQVVPTPTLVFLNPKGEIMFVYPGYMPKDKFLATLNYIKDSTSKDESVIKNELQNIFKDMGV